Proteins from a genomic interval of Longimicrobiaceae bacterium:
- a CDS encoding CopD family protein: protein MPAVPIHTPAAARIHAFSPGWLTAVVAVLLLALLPATAHAHGHLTHSAPAADATLHVVPAELRLTFSEAPELGFTEIRLVGPDSAEVALGGMAIPADSPRTVVVPVRGALAAGSYTVIWKMAGMDGHPMHGGFSFVIAPGASGIATSSVAAPSGDANAAAAAHLPNPAVTSQQTHLARHASAASEDDDAGAEAPWYVVVRWMELTALLVVIGAAAFHLLVLRPLDASEPAIAADARRAAATLGMRGAVLLAVSALLRLFAESAAMHGGSHALDGGLLGEMVMRTAWGWAWLLQVAASIAAAAAFASARRDGGRGWMLAAVAAAVLAFTPALSGHAVAAEHLRALTVLADGLHVLGAGGWLGSLLMLVAAGLPAALRAGEDERGTAAARLVHAFSPAALACTVLVIATGLFAAWVHVGSLRGLAGTHYGRLLIVKMAILLVTVTVGAYNWRIVRPGLRDEDGARHLRGSAKFELATGLLILLVTAILVATPTAVDLAAR from the coding sequence TCGCCTGGGTGGCTGACGGCGGTCGTGGCCGTGCTGCTGCTCGCGCTGCTGCCTGCGACCGCGCATGCGCACGGGCATCTCACGCACTCCGCGCCCGCGGCAGATGCGACGCTGCATGTAGTGCCCGCGGAGCTTCGGCTGACGTTCAGCGAGGCTCCGGAGCTCGGGTTCACCGAGATTCGCCTCGTTGGCCCCGACAGCGCGGAGGTGGCGCTCGGCGGCATGGCGATCCCGGCGGATTCGCCGCGAACGGTGGTGGTGCCCGTCCGCGGCGCGCTCGCGGCGGGCAGCTACACGGTGATCTGGAAGATGGCGGGCATGGACGGGCACCCCATGCACGGCGGCTTCTCGTTCGTCATCGCCCCCGGCGCGTCGGGCATCGCGACATCATCCGTCGCGGCTCCGTCGGGAGATGCGAACGCGGCGGCGGCTGCGCATCTCCCGAATCCGGCGGTCACGTCCCAGCAGACGCATCTCGCGCGGCACGCGTCCGCAGCTTCGGAGGATGATGACGCGGGCGCGGAGGCGCCGTGGTACGTCGTGGTTCGATGGATGGAGCTCACGGCGCTGCTGGTGGTGATCGGCGCGGCGGCGTTCCACCTGCTGGTCCTGCGCCCGCTGGACGCCTCCGAGCCGGCCATCGCGGCGGATGCGCGGCGGGCGGCGGCCACGCTCGGGATGCGCGGCGCGGTGCTGCTCGCCGTCTCCGCGCTGCTGCGCCTGTTCGCGGAGTCCGCGGCGATGCACGGTGGCTCGCACGCGCTGGACGGCGGCCTCCTGGGCGAGATGGTGATGCGGACGGCGTGGGGCTGGGCGTGGCTGCTCCAGGTCGCCGCATCCATCGCCGCGGCGGCGGCGTTCGCGTCGGCGCGGCGGGACGGAGGTCGTGGATGGATGCTGGCCGCGGTCGCGGCGGCGGTGCTGGCGTTCACGCCCGCGCTCTCCGGCCACGCCGTCGCGGCGGAGCATCTCCGCGCGCTGACGGTGCTGGCGGACGGGCTGCACGTCCTCGGGGCGGGCGGGTGGCTGGGCAGCCTGCTGATGCTCGTCGCCGCGGGTCTTCCGGCCGCGCTCCGTGCGGGCGAGGACGAGCGCGGGACCGCGGCCGCACGGCTGGTGCACGCGTTCTCACCCGCGGCGCTCGCGTGCACGGTGCTCGTGATCGCGACGGGCCTCTTCGCGGCGTGGGTGCACGTGGGCAGCCTGCGCGGCCTGGCCGGCACACACTACGGACGGCTGCTGATCGTCAAGATGGCGATCCTGCTGGTGACGGTGACGGTTGGCGCGTACAACTGGCGCATCGTCCGCCCGGGGCTGCGCGACGAGGACGGCGCGCGGCACCTCCGCGGCTCCGCCAAGTTCGAGCTGGCAACGGGGCTGCTCATCCTCCTCGTCACCGCCATCCTCGTCGCTACCCCCACGGCGGTGGACCTGGCGGCGAGGTAA